The following coding sequences lie in one Tepidimicrobium xylanilyticum genomic window:
- the rsfS gene encoding ribosome silencing factor: MKDKDKITVIVNACQDKKGFDIKILDISKLTPITDYFVLVSGNSTTQVESIADEVEDKMYEAGYEPLGKEGKASSRWILIDYGDVIVHVFHREDREFYALEKLWADGVEVPLDPIL; the protein is encoded by the coding sequence GTGAAGGACAAAGATAAAATAACCGTTATAGTAAATGCATGTCAAGATAAAAAAGGTTTTGATATAAAGATTTTAGACATTAGCAAGTTAACTCCCATAACGGACTATTTTGTATTGGTAAGTGGTAATTCTACCACACAAGTAGAATCTATTGCTGACGAAGTAGAAGATAAGATGTATGAAGCAGGTTATGAGCCCTTAGGAAAGGAAGGGAAAGCAAGTAGCAGATGGATATTAATAGATTATGGAGATGTGATTGTTCATGTATTCCATAGAGAAGATAGGGAGTTTTATGCTTTGGAAAAATTATGGGCTGATGGAGTAGAAGTTCCATTAGATCCTATTCTTTAG
- a CDS encoding D-alanyl-D-alanine carboxypeptidase family protein: MKKILFLISILFLVTYEVSFADELNLSGEAAILIDSDTGQILYEKNPHKKLHPASTTKIMTGILAIELGNMEDIVTVDEEVVRLTDGSHIALEPDEQLKFEDLLNALLIESANDSALAIAKHISGSIENFVNLMNTKAKELGALNTNFVNPNGLTNENHLTTAYDLSLIAQYAMKNPQFREIVSNYTYTIPKTNKKDEERYLKSNNRLLYSTIKINVNGKSVPIKYEGVNGIKTGYTLAAQNCLVASASRNNQNLIAVVLKSNGREVFADVHKLFNYGFDNFMKAGIATKNYFIDNIEVENGTIPIVAGIINENLTVTIPKDSMDKIEQRIILDENIAAPVKKGQVLGKVEYYLDGKLLGNVDIVSTLDVDKIPPPSIKDILLNNWYFFVIGILVFIRISIMFKRNKNRRRRRALYRVPNSSQ, translated from the coding sequence TTGAAAAAAATCTTATTTCTAATATCGATCTTATTTTTGGTTACATACGAAGTATCTTTTGCAGACGAGCTTAACCTTTCCGGAGAAGCTGCTATTCTCATCGACTCAGATACTGGACAGATTCTTTATGAGAAGAACCCTCATAAAAAACTGCACCCCGCCAGTACTACAAAGATAATGACGGGAATCCTCGCCATAGAATTAGGGAATATGGAGGATATTGTAACAGTAGATGAAGAAGTAGTAAGGCTTACCGATGGTAGCCATATTGCATTGGAGCCAGATGAACAGCTTAAATTTGAAGACCTTTTAAATGCTTTGCTAATAGAGTCTGCAAACGATTCAGCTCTGGCTATAGCAAAACATATTTCAGGCAGCATTGAAAACTTCGTGAACCTTATGAATACAAAAGCAAAAGAACTAGGAGCTTTGAATACCAATTTTGTAAACCCAAATGGCCTTACTAATGAAAACCATTTGACTACCGCTTATGACTTAAGCCTAATTGCCCAATACGCCATGAAAAACCCTCAATTTAGGGAAATTGTATCCAATTACACTTATACTATACCTAAAACAAACAAGAAGGATGAAGAAAGATATTTAAAATCCAATAATAGACTATTATATAGTACCATTAAAATTAACGTTAATGGCAAATCCGTTCCTATAAAGTATGAAGGTGTCAATGGAATTAAAACAGGATACACACTAGCTGCTCAAAATTGCCTGGTAGCTTCAGCTAGTAGGAACAACCAAAACCTAATAGCTGTAGTGTTAAAATCAAATGGTAGGGAAGTATTTGCCGATGTACATAAATTGTTCAACTACGGATTTGACAATTTTATGAAGGCAGGTATAGCCACAAAAAACTATTTCATAGATAATATTGAGGTTGAAAATGGTACAATCCCAATTGTAGCGGGAATAATTAACGAGAATTTAACCGTAACAATACCTAAAGATTCTATGGATAAAATTGAACAAAGGATAATTCTCGATGAAAACATTGCCGCTCCTGTAAAAAAAGGACAAGTATTAGGGAAGGTTGAGTATTATTTAGATGGTAAGCTTCTAGGAAATGTAGATATTGTATCCACTTTAGACGTAGATAAAATACCTCCTCCAAGTATTAAGGATATACTGTTAAACAATTGGTATTTCTTTGTAATAGGAATCCTAGTTTTCATTAGAATCTCAATTATGTTTAAACGAAATAAAAATAGAAGGCGTAGAAGAGCTTTATATAGAGTACCAAATTCTTCCCAATAA
- the selD gene encoding selenide, water dikinase SelD: MEKKLTQLSRTSGUAAKIGPDILAQVLCQLPKTVDDSLIVGLDTADDAAVYRINDELALIQTLDFFTPIVDDPYLFGQIAAANSLSDVYAMGGEPKLAMNIVGFPNCLSPDVLVQILKGGHDKVKEAGAILVGGHTVEDEEPKYGLSVAGFVDPRKVLTNSNAKPEDLLILTKPIGVGIVNTAIKGDLVDKEAYEEAILTMSTLNKYAKEAMDKVKVNSVTDITGFGLLGHSLEMAQGSEVTIKIDHKKVPIIEKAIEYAQMGLVPAGAYSNRKHVGDNVKFVGDIPEEIKDILYDPQTSGGLLISLPEIEAEKLLKGLENINTKYGIIGRVVEKEDCYLIVE, from the coding sequence ATGGAGAAAAAATTGACTCAATTGTCGAGAACATCAGGGTGAGCAGCCAAAATCGGTCCCGATATATTAGCACAGGTCTTGTGCCAACTACCTAAAACTGTAGATGATAGTTTGATAGTAGGGTTAGATACTGCTGATGATGCAGCAGTTTATAGGATAAATGATGAATTAGCTTTAATCCAAACATTGGATTTCTTCACCCCTATAGTAGATGACCCGTATTTATTTGGGCAAATTGCAGCAGCTAATTCATTGAGTGATGTCTATGCCATGGGTGGAGAGCCAAAACTTGCAATGAACATAGTAGGCTTTCCTAACTGTTTAAGCCCCGATGTATTAGTTCAGATTTTAAAAGGAGGACATGACAAGGTAAAGGAAGCTGGGGCTATACTAGTAGGAGGGCATACGGTGGAGGATGAAGAACCAAAATATGGTTTATCAGTTGCTGGATTTGTAGATCCAAGAAAGGTTTTAACCAATAGCAATGCAAAACCTGAGGATTTATTGATTTTGACAAAGCCAATAGGTGTAGGAATTGTTAATACCGCCATAAAAGGAGATTTAGTTGATAAGGAGGCTTATGAGGAGGCCATTTTAACTATGAGCACCTTAAATAAATATGCAAAGGAAGCAATGGATAAGGTAAAGGTTAATAGCGTAACGGATATTACAGGCTTTGGATTATTAGGGCATAGTTTAGAAATGGCTCAGGGAAGTGAAGTTACCATAAAAATAGACCATAAAAAAGTGCCTATAATAGAAAAGGCAATAGAATATGCACAAATGGGATTGGTACCAGCAGGAGCTTATTCCAACAGGAAGCATGTTGGAGATAATGTAAAGTTTGTTGGTGATATTCCAGAAGAAATTAAAGATATACTATACGACCCTCAAACGTCTGGTGGGTTACTTATAAGCTTACCAGAAATTGAAGCAGAAAAGCTGTTAAAGGGATTAGAAAATATTAACACCAAATATGGAATTATTGGAAGGGTAGTAGAAAAGGAAGATTGTTATTTAATAGTAGAATAA
- the yqeK gene encoding bis(5'-nucleosyl)-tetraphosphatase (symmetrical) YqeK, which produces MMESWVYDKLKKDIGTNRFEHSLRVMKTCEELAEHYGCSVEKARIAGLLHDCGKLQGEINLLKMVSDFGIILDNVMKINKDLIHSPLGAEIAKRKYKIEDCEILNAICYHTTGRENMTLLEKIVYIADLIEPGRDFNGVEEIRRLVYEDLDKALLYALDNTLAFIISRGKIIHLNTVKARNHLLILKNME; this is translated from the coding sequence ATGATGGAATCTTGGGTATATGATAAGCTAAAGAAGGATATAGGAACTAATAGATTTGAACATTCATTAAGAGTTATGAAGACCTGTGAAGAGTTGGCAGAACACTATGGTTGTTCAGTAGAAAAAGCAAGAATAGCTGGGTTGCTTCATGATTGTGGCAAACTGCAAGGGGAAATAAATTTGTTGAAAATGGTAAGTGATTTTGGTATAATTTTAGATAATGTTATGAAAATTAACAAAGACCTTATTCACAGTCCTTTAGGTGCAGAAATTGCAAAAAGGAAATATAAAATAGAGGATTGTGAAATTTTAAATGCCATTTGCTATCATACAACGGGTAGAGAGAATATGACCCTTTTGGAAAAAATAGTGTATATAGCAGATCTTATAGAACCAGGCAGGGATTTTAATGGAGTAGAAGAAATAAGAAGGCTAGTTTATGAGGATTTAGATAAAGCCCTGCTTTATGCTTTAGATAATACATTGGCATTTATAATAAGTAGGGGGAAAATAATCCATTTGAATACGGTCAAAGCAAGGAATCATTTATTAATTCTAAAAAATATGGAGTGA
- the nadD gene encoding nicotinate-nucleotide adenylyltransferase, giving the protein MTRERIGIMGGTFDPIHNGHLILAEYSRTEIGLDKILFIPTGKPPHKVGNQISKAVHRYNMTLLALDSNPNFFTSTIEMEREGFSYTIDTIRYLSSKFKDKEFYFILGSDSLLEIHKWKDYEELLKSCNFIVAKRKGLEDEELMDRVNDIIKCYKANIHILEFPIIDISSTEIRNRVIKNKSIKYLVPEPVELYIYKYGLYKENGNDGILGI; this is encoded by the coding sequence TTGACTAGGGAGAGAATTGGAATTATGGGGGGAACCTTTGACCCAATCCACAATGGTCATCTAATATTAGCTGAGTACTCAAGAACGGAAATAGGGCTTGATAAGATACTTTTTATTCCAACTGGGAAACCACCCCATAAGGTAGGCAATCAAATTTCTAAAGCTGTCCACAGATACAATATGACTTTATTGGCTCTAGACTCAAACCCTAATTTCTTCACATCTACTATTGAAATGGAAAGGGAAGGATTTAGCTATACCATAGACACTATAAGATATTTGAGTTCTAAGTTTAAAGATAAGGAATTTTACTTTATACTGGGTTCCGATTCATTGTTGGAAATACATAAATGGAAGGATTATGAAGAATTATTGAAATCCTGCAATTTCATTGTAGCTAAACGAAAGGGTCTAGAAGATGAAGAGCTAATGGATAGGGTAAATGATATAATAAAATGCTACAAAGCCAATATACATATATTAGAGTTTCCTATAATAGATATTTCGTCTACAGAAATTAGAAACAGGGTTATTAAGAATAAATCTATAAAATATTTAGTACCAGAACCGGTAGAGCTTTACATATACAAATATGGATTATATAAGGAGAATGGAAATGATGGAATCTTGGGTATATGA
- a CDS encoding helix-hairpin-helix domain-containing protein: MYFSRREQVIIIFIIILIFLISIFNYISNNLLAERDINSEEVEEILKEMEETDNDEAGYIIVHVSGEVYNPGIVELKAGSRVIDAINLAGGLKKDADSDKINLARKLSDEEKIHVPKIGEDISADLSSSYLTSSGEGKININICTKEELISLPGVGEALAERIIEYRKHSPFKTIEEIMNVSGIGSKKFESIKDLITVK; encoded by the coding sequence ATGTATTTTTCCAGAAGGGAACAGGTAATTATAATATTCATCATAATTCTAATCTTTCTGATATCCATATTCAATTATATAAGTAATAATCTATTAGCGGAGAGGGATATAAATTCAGAAGAAGTGGAGGAAATATTAAAGGAGATGGAAGAAACTGACAATGATGAAGCGGGGTATATTATAGTCCATGTAAGCGGTGAGGTTTATAACCCGGGAATAGTTGAGCTAAAGGCAGGTTCAAGAGTAATTGATGCAATTAATTTGGCGGGAGGATTGAAAAAAGATGCAGACTCGGATAAAATAAACTTAGCCAGGAAGTTATCAGATGAAGAGAAAATACATGTACCCAAAATAGGGGAAGATATATCTGCAGATCTTTCCAGTTCTTATTTAACTAGCAGTGGCGAAGGGAAGATAAATATCAATATCTGTACCAAGGAAGAACTAATTTCTTTACCGGGAGTAGGAGAGGCTTTAGCAGAAAGGATTATAGAGTACAGAAAACATTCTCCTTTTAAAACTATAGAGGAGATTATGAACGTATCTGGCATAGGTAGTAAAAAGTTTGAAAGCATAAAGGATTTGATTACAGTTAAATAA
- the selB gene encoding selenocysteine-specific translation elongation factor — translation MKHIIIGTAGHIDHGKTTLIKALTGRDTDRLKEEKDRGISIELGFTYFDLPSGRRAGIIDVPGHERFIKNMLAGVTGMDIVLLVVAADEGVMPQTKEHIAIIDLLGIEKGFVVLTKSDLVDSEWLELVKEDIKNEVKGSFLENAPIVPVSSVKKTGLDKVIELIDELALELEDRETDDTPRLPVDRVFSIAGFGTVVTGTLLSGKFRLGDEVQIFPGNKLARIRNLQVHEQDTDIAYAGQRVAINMAGIKKEEVERGDVIAPKDSMKDTLMLDVKVRLIKDINRPIMNRTRLRLYIGTKEILCRIVLLDKEVLNPGEEAYAQLRLEEKTVAKRGDRFILRFYSPMFTIGGGQVLEPNPTKKQPFDEKALEELRIKEAGKSIDIIERIVLDKSQHFPTIREISTNTAMLEEKVKEDIDRLIESEKIIPFKLTKDIHVIHVEYFNMLTEKIIKEMEIYHERYPLRIGIPKEEMRSRLLSKAPNRVGELFLDRLIEMGLIEQKRENIFKKGFKVEYKDYQIKIKNKIIESFKEKAFLPPRKEELINIDPNSNEVEEVINNLVSMGEIVKLNEEVYIHQAAFEEAIKLAKNYIKENGSITVAQYRDVLNTNRKVALSLLEYFDQLKITKRDGDKRMLVGNTR, via the coding sequence ATGAAGCATATAATAATTGGAACTGCTGGTCATATTGACCACGGAAAGACTACTCTCATAAAAGCTCTAACAGGGCGAGATACGGATAGGTTGAAGGAAGAAAAGGATAGGGGTATTTCCATTGAATTGGGATTTACCTATTTTGACCTACCCAGTGGTAGAAGGGCGGGGATTATCGATGTTCCAGGACATGAAAGATTCATTAAGAATATGCTAGCTGGAGTAACGGGTATGGATATAGTACTACTAGTAGTAGCAGCAGATGAAGGGGTTATGCCTCAAACTAAGGAGCATATAGCCATAATAGACCTATTAGGGATTGAGAAAGGATTTGTGGTATTAACCAAATCCGATTTAGTAGATTCAGAATGGTTAGAATTGGTTAAAGAAGATATAAAAAATGAGGTTAAGGGAAGTTTTTTGGAAAATGCCCCAATAGTCCCAGTATCTTCTGTTAAAAAAACCGGCTTAGACAAAGTTATTGAGCTGATAGATGAATTGGCTTTAGAGTTAGAAGATAGGGAAACGGATGATACTCCCAGACTACCTGTAGATAGAGTCTTTTCCATTGCAGGCTTTGGAACGGTAGTAACTGGGACTCTGTTATCTGGGAAATTTCGGCTCGGAGATGAAGTGCAGATTTTCCCTGGAAATAAATTAGCTAGAATAAGAAATTTACAGGTTCATGAACAAGATACAGATATTGCTTATGCTGGACAGAGGGTGGCAATCAATATGGCAGGGATAAAAAAGGAAGAAGTTGAAAGAGGAGATGTTATTGCCCCTAAAGATTCTATGAAGGATACATTGATGCTGGATGTAAAGGTAAGGCTAATTAAAGATATAAACAGGCCTATAATGAATAGGACTAGGCTTAGGCTATATATAGGAACTAAGGAAATTCTATGCAGAATAGTGCTCCTAGATAAAGAAGTATTGAACCCGGGAGAGGAAGCTTATGCTCAATTAAGGTTGGAAGAAAAAACAGTGGCTAAAAGAGGAGATAGATTCATTCTAAGATTTTATTCTCCTATGTTCACCATAGGAGGAGGACAGGTGTTAGAACCTAATCCAACCAAAAAGCAACCCTTTGACGAGAAGGCATTAGAAGAGCTTAGAATTAAGGAAGCAGGTAAGTCTATAGATATAATTGAAAGGATAGTACTGGATAAAAGTCAACATTTCCCTACAATTAGGGAGATATCTACAAATACTGCCATGTTAGAGGAAAAGGTAAAGGAAGATATAGATAGATTAATAGAATCTGAAAAGATAATTCCTTTTAAACTAACAAAGGACATCCATGTAATTCATGTAGAATATTTCAATATGTTAACTGAAAAGATAATAAAAGAAATGGAAATCTATCATGAAAGATATCCTTTGAGAATAGGGATTCCCAAAGAAGAGATGAGGAGTAGATTATTAAGTAAAGCACCAAACCGAGTAGGAGAGTTGTTTTTAGATCGATTAATTGAAATGGGGTTAATAGAGCAGAAAAGAGAGAACATTTTTAAGAAAGGCTTTAAAGTGGAATACAAAGACTATCAGATAAAGATCAAGAATAAAATAATTGAATCTTTTAAAGAAAAAGCTTTTTTACCTCCGAGAAAAGAAGAATTAATAAATATAGACCCTAATTCTAATGAGGTAGAGGAAGTAATAAATAATTTAGTTAGTATGGGAGAAATAGTAAAATTAAATGAGGAAGTCTATATCCATCAAGCTGCTTTCGAAGAGGCTATTAAACTAGCAAAGAACTATATTAAGGAAAACGGCTCTATTACTGTAGCTCAATATAGGGATGTATTAAATACCAATAGAAAAGTTGCACTGTCATTACTTGAATATTTTGACCAACTAAAAATAACCAAAAGGGATGGAGATAAAAGAATGCTTGTTGGGAATACCAGGTGA
- the selA gene encoding L-seryl-tRNA(Sec) selenium transferase produces MQKEKNLFKLIPKVDEILENKNIKKLIEAMPRKIVVDSIREEIDLLRQSIKEKSLEEDQIINRIDSLIKLVEIRAKKKNSFKLRRVINGTGVVIHTNIGRSLISEEVMENVKEIAINYSNLEYDLERGERGERYSHLRDIIVEITGAEDAMVVNNNAAAVLLVLSSLAKGKEVIVSRGELIEIGGSFRIPDVMEQSGAILKSVGTTNKTHMWDYENAINEETGALLKVHTSNYRILGFTSSVSAEELYALKIKYNLPLIEDLGSGVLIDLTKFGLEYEPTVQDSIKNGVDIVTFSGDKLLGGPQAGIIVGKKEYIDIMKKNPLTRAFRVDKFTLSALEATLKLYLDESTVVEKIPTLKMLSMSLDELEKKASRLYNSIVENVDYSNYNIEIVDNYSEVGGGSLPLERIPTKCIMVSLRENSIIDLEKALREYEIPIITRVYKDHLFIDLRTVRDEELDIVADGLSYGFNKLKGCIK; encoded by the coding sequence ATGCAGAAAGAAAAAAACTTATTTAAACTAATACCTAAAGTAGATGAGATACTAGAAAATAAGAATATTAAAAAGCTTATAGAAGCAATGCCAAGGAAAATAGTGGTTGACTCCATTAGGGAGGAAATAGATTTATTAAGACAGAGTATAAAGGAGAAATCCTTAGAGGAAGATCAGATTATTAATAGGATTGATAGCCTGATAAAACTTGTAGAAATAAGAGCAAAGAAAAAAAACTCCTTTAAGTTGAGAAGGGTGATAAATGGAACGGGGGTAGTAATCCATACCAATATTGGTAGATCATTAATTAGCGAAGAGGTTATGGAAAATGTTAAGGAAATAGCTATTAACTACTCCAATTTGGAATATGATTTAGAAAGAGGAGAAAGAGGAGAAAGATATAGCCATCTAAGGGATATAATCGTAGAAATAACCGGGGCAGAAGATGCAATGGTAGTTAACAACAATGCAGCAGCAGTGCTATTAGTTTTAAGTAGCCTTGCTAAAGGGAAAGAGGTAATAGTATCTAGAGGTGAATTAATCGAAATAGGTGGTTCTTTTAGAATCCCTGATGTTATGGAGCAGAGTGGTGCTATTTTAAAATCGGTAGGTACTACCAATAAAACCCATATGTGGGATTATGAGAATGCGATTAACGAGGAAACTGGAGCTTTATTGAAAGTTCATACTAGTAACTATAGGATATTAGGATTTACCTCTTCTGTTTCTGCAGAGGAATTATATGCTCTTAAGATAAAATATAATCTACCCTTAATTGAGGATTTAGGTAGTGGAGTTCTTATAGACTTAACTAAATTTGGATTGGAGTACGAGCCTACAGTTCAGGATTCCATTAAAAATGGCGTAGATATTGTAACCTTTAGTGGCGATAAGTTGCTTGGAGGTCCTCAAGCGGGTATTATAGTAGGAAAGAAAGAGTATATAGATATTATGAAAAAAAATCCTTTGACGAGGGCTTTTAGAGTCGATAAATTTACTTTATCAGCCTTAGAAGCTACCTTAAAACTATATTTAGATGAAAGTACAGTAGTAGAAAAAATCCCAACTTTGAAAATGCTTTCCATGAGTTTGGATGAGTTGGAGAAAAAAGCTAGTAGATTATATAATAGTATTGTGGAAAATGTAGACTACAGTAACTATAATATAGAGATAGTAGATAATTATTCTGAAGTAGGTGGAGGCTCCTTGCCTTTAGAAAGAATTCCTACTAAATGTATTATGGTTAGCTTAAGAGAAAACAGCATTATCGATTTAGAAAAGGCTTTAAGAGAATACGAGATTCCAATTATAACAAGGGTATATAAGGACCATTTATTCATAGATTTGAGGACTGTAAGGGATGAGGAATTGGATATTGTAGCAGATGGATTATCCTATGGATTTAATAAATTGAAAGGGTGCATCAAATGA
- a CDS encoding LCP family protein, whose translation MKKTFFKTFFISFIVFSLVWGGFIYKTVIKATGESDEEEYRETFLDRLIDGKDDITFLLLGVDSKDVKKSSGTRTDTMILCRVDKSTGEITMLSIPRDTKARIRGRKYEEKINHAHAYGGPELSVKAVKDLLGIDLEYYVKVDYNIVREFVDLIGGVEIDVPMDMKYSDPIADPPLYINLKKGYQTLDGEKALQFLRFRKGYVDQDLGRIKAQQEFLKAAIDKALRPSNVVNIPSMIKTYYENVETNIPLDVIMKFAMKAKSFSSDSIQANTLPGASKYINGVSYFIPNQEETNKLVKALFTDQRAVENSENNDGEAN comes from the coding sequence GTGAAAAAGACTTTCTTTAAAACTTTTTTTATTTCATTTATAGTTTTTTCTTTGGTATGGGGAGGTTTTATTTATAAAACCGTAATTAAAGCAACTGGCGAATCTGATGAGGAAGAGTATAGGGAAACTTTTTTAGATAGATTAATAGATGGGAAGGATGATATAACTTTCCTATTATTGGGTGTAGATTCTAAGGATGTAAAAAAGAGTAGTGGGACTAGAACTGACACCATGATATTGTGTAGAGTGGATAAATCTACTGGAGAAATTACTATGCTTTCTATACCTAGGGACACAAAAGCTAGGATTAGGGGAAGAAAGTATGAGGAAAAGATAAACCATGCCCATGCATATGGAGGGCCGGAACTATCGGTAAAAGCTGTTAAGGATTTATTAGGTATAGACTTAGAATATTATGTAAAGGTAGACTACAATATAGTGAGGGAGTTTGTAGACCTAATTGGCGGTGTGGAAATAGATGTACCTATGGATATGAAATACAGCGATCCAATTGCAGATCCACCTTTATATATTAATTTAAAAAAGGGATACCAAACATTAGATGGAGAAAAGGCATTACAATTTTTGAGGTTTAGAAAGGGTTATGTGGATCAAGATTTAGGAAGAATTAAAGCACAGCAGGAATTTTTGAAGGCTGCCATCGATAAGGCTTTAAGGCCATCCAATGTTGTAAACATCCCATCGATGATTAAAACCTATTACGAAAATGTAGAAACCAACATACCTTTAGATGTTATAATGAAATTTGCTATGAAAGCAAAATCTTTCAGTAGTGATTCTATACAAGCTAACACTTTACCTGGAGCAAGTAAATATATTAATGGCGTATCCTATTTTATTCCTAATCAAGAAGAAACTAATAAGCTAGTAAAAGCATTATTTACCGACCAGAGAGCTGTAGAGAATTCGGAAAATAATGATGGTGAAGCTAATTAA
- the yhbY gene encoding ribosome assembly RNA-binding protein YhbY: protein MLTGKQRSYLKALANTMDPIFQVGKNGITENFVKQVDEALEARELIKIKILNNSHLDPTEVANELMEKTNAEFVQSIGNKFVLYRESKENKKIQLPK, encoded by the coding sequence TTGTTAACAGGTAAACAAAGAAGTTATCTAAAGGCCTTAGCCAATACAATGGATCCGATATTCCAGGTAGGAAAAAATGGAATAACGGAAAACTTCGTTAAGCAGGTAGATGAAGCCTTAGAAGCAAGAGAGCTGATAAAGATTAAGATTCTTAATAATAGCCATCTTGACCCAACAGAAGTGGCCAATGAATTAATGGAAAAGACCAATGCTGAATTTGTTCAAAGTATAGGTAATAAGTTTGTTCTTTATAGGGAATCTAAAGAGAATAAAAAAATTCAATTACCTAAATAG
- a CDS encoding RidA family protein, with the protein MLNFIVTDKAPAAVGPYSQGVKTDSFIFTSGQLPIDPKTGELSKGNIEKETRLCLENMLAVVEAGGANLKDIAKVNIYITNMDDFSLINKVYEDFFQGHKPARSCVQVAKLPKDADIEIEAIAVL; encoded by the coding sequence ATGTTAAATTTCATAGTAACAGATAAGGCCCCTGCTGCAGTAGGACCTTATTCACAAGGTGTTAAAACTGATAGTTTTATATTCACTTCAGGTCAGCTTCCCATAGATCCAAAGACAGGAGAACTGTCAAAGGGCAACATTGAAAAGGAAACCAGGCTATGCCTTGAAAATATGCTGGCTGTAGTGGAAGCTGGCGGGGCTAATTTAAAGGATATTGCGAAGGTAAACATATATATAACCAATATGGACGATTTTTCACTTATAAATAAAGTATATGAAGATTTTTTCCAAGGGCATAAGCCTGCTAGGTCCTGTGTACAAGTAGCAAAATTGCCTAAAGATGCAGATATAGAAATTGAAGCTATAGCTGTGTTATGA